The DNA region TAGCGAAAGCGATGACTATTAACTTGGAGAGCATTATGAATGATGAGCCAAATAACACATATTTTCCAGAGCATTGACTTTCCAAATCTAAATCCAAATCCAAGACAAAACATGCCCATTTACATTCTCATTTTGAATCAACCATTGATAAGCCGATAATTGACAATATAGAGCAAAGGTTCTAAACCCACAGGTCatcaagtcttttttttttttgtgaaagcaCAAGTCATCAAGTCTAGTATCAATGGAATGAGTGATGGTTTAGATTTGAGGCTAATTGGCACGATAGAATTGTAACCACTCTAATTTATAGTCCAAATTGAAGAACTACCATCACCAAGGAAAACTCACtatgaatgttatattaattaatttttgaaaacatgTGTAATATAATTTTAGGTCCTAACTCGTGATTTCGCCACGAAACAGAGTGCGGGAGGGAAGATTGGGGTTTCGGAGGGAAAATTTTGAGTTTCCCTCCCTCGTTCTTCTCTTCCCTCTTCAATCCCCCATCCAATCACTACTATTCCATTTCCATTTGCTCTCACATCAACAATGAAGTTCAAGGCGTTTCTTACAGAAAACGGAGTGATCCTACTAGAACGTCGATTCATCCCCGCACTCGAAAAAATGGGAAAAACCTGCCACCTCTACCTCACCAAAGACCACGCAATCTTCCTCCACAACCTCCTCAACGGCGACGGAATCCAATCCATCGCACAATTCCGCAAAGAAGCCCTCTTCGACGACTACCGCATCTCCAGTCAAAACGACGACCGCATCGCCTTCTCCATCGACCTCTCCCTCCTCCTCCGCGCCCTCCGCAGCAGCGTCGCCGTCTCGTCACAATACTCCGCCGCCTCCGCTGCTAACCCTAACCGTCTTCAGATCAAGCTTGTTAAGAAGCTTCCGCCTAATTCGACTAATCCCACGCCGTTCCTCACGTTTGAGACAAGTGGATTTAAATCTGCTGTGATTCAGGATATTCCGATCTCGAAGCCGTTGTCTAGAGCTCAGGTTGTTGAGCTTCAGAATGCTCTTGATTTGGCTCAGGATCTTCCTCAGACACTGCTTCAGGTATATTAGGGTGTGTTGTTCTTGTGAAAAGGTTAATTGATTATTCGTTCTTTCGAAGTAGGTTCTAATcgtttatgctataagataaactcataTATAAGTTCTTGCAAACGCAACGTTACTACTATCTACCGATTTCCTTTGTTGCGCTTAGTTCGTTCGATAATCGACTAGTTCTCTAAGCAAACAAgtagttattatttaattagttTGTTTATTGAGTCGACGAACACAGTTTTGGGTTCGGCGAAGAGAGGTAGAGGGAGACCAAAAAAAACTTGGGAAGATATTGTCAAGGATGATTTCATATCCCTCATAATTTAGTTTTTTATCGAGCTCAGTGGCGTAGAGTGATCCATATAGCTGACTTCACTTAGTTGGATaagacttttgttgttgttgtttgctgGGTTGGCGTTTAGTTACTAGTCTGTTCAGGTCGTATGGTTAGTTTTTAACCGCAGCTCGTCAAGcaggctatgtttggatactcGTTGGTCTCACTGCAAACAGATGTTAGCATGTCTTAAAGGGAAAAGGTGAGCGTAACTCTTTTTACATATTGAGATGAAAGTTCGTTTACCTTGCGCTCAATTGTTAACAAAACATACACGTAGTTGTTAGTTAGTTTGTTTGCTGGGCCTGCATTTAGTTACTAGTTTGTTCATGTTGTTCTGGTTAGTTAGTCACAGCACGTCAGTCAGTTGTTTGTGACTTAATTTCAGTTATTCTTGCTCTTTGTTTGTTCATTGAGTTCTCACTTGGAATGCAGGTGCCTGATTTGATTCAGATGCTTAATTTTGTGGACCGGATGAAGCATGTGGGAGATGTGGTGAATGTGTTCATAAGCAAGTATGGGGATTTGAGGGTGCAGGTTTCGACCACGTTGATCAGCCTCGGTGCCGAGTTTCGAAACCTGTTGGTGATCGGAGAGCAGGCCAATGCTCCTGCTGAGGATCAAAACCTCACCGCTCAGACGCGCTCAGCGAGGTCAATTCTGAGAGGAGATGCTCAGTCTGTGCAGGTGAGTGTGAAGCATTTCGCCAAGAGTCTGCAGTGTCACCTGGCCAAGCCGGATTGCGCTTTCTATGGGGTTGCTCCTCAGGGAAGTTGTTTGACGGTGATATTCCAGTTCTTTGTCCCTGGTACTCGCCACACTGATAAGTCAATCAGCTTACATTGCAGGCTTCCTGTCCTTGACCCTGGTACTGGTTAAACTCCCTACACCCTCATGGTTGTGTGTAAATCCTTTCTTGTTAAGCTTAGAAATTCTGTTGGCAAAATAGTAAGAGTAACTGATGTGCCAAGCTCTTAACTAGATATCAAGTTGATTTTTTGTATTCAATGCCAAGTTTACATTATGTGTATGATAGTTATATGGTTAGAGTAACATGAAGGATATAGGACTGAGAAGTTGTTTTAGCAGTATTGTTCACTTCTAGCAGTGTCATCTGGTTAACAGGCAAATAATAACTTGGCAACATTCCTATCATTCACAAAAAGTACAAACTAGAGTCAGAGGGACCAAAAGTATGGTTCCTTACCAAGGTGAACATGATAGAAACTAGAGAAAGTTGTTCTGTGATCATTCTCAATCTCATTGAGTGAAAAGTGAGTCAATATCCTTTTGTAAGTTCAACCAGTTCCCTTATACATTTCATGGTGCTTCAACTAATTTAATCCAGAGTAGTTTCAACTGTCAACTaagaaatactccctccgtcctgCATTTTAAGACCCCTTATTATAATGGGGGGTAGAGGAAGTAACTATTTTAACAATCATTAACTAACTAAATTGTTGTTTTGTGATGCTCCCTCTCTAGCCAGGAGATAATTGAGTATCCCTAACTGGGGCATAAATATTCGGGAGTGGTCTAGTTAGTGGATCAACTAGTTGATATGATTATATCATTATATGAATGACCAGGGACTAGCTTAGGAACTTAGATTGGATATGCTTGTAGATGAAATGACTACCAATGTCCACATGTTTGAACCTCTCGTCAGATGATGTATTGCTAGCAAGGTGTATCACGGATTTGTTTTTGCAAAAGACCATGGCTGAGGAAGATGGAATCTCAAATGATCttaggatttgattttaaaACCATAATTTATCACTGGGAAGAGCTATTAATGTCCGATATAGGTTCTGCTGAAGATTTTGAGACtgtcttgtttcttttcctTCAAAGTAATCAGAAGCTTAATAAGACAAACTAAGCCTTTACTTTGTCAAATTAGATTGGATTGAAATTTCTCATTAGAGCCTTAAGCCACTTATATCAAAAATATTACTAGACCCAAAAGAGAATAACAAAATCCACCCTCAAATTCGCATCAGATTACAAGTCACGTTCACTCTAATGAAGAAAACATATTACATTCTAAGTTTAAGTCCGTCTAATATGGCTGGTAATTGTATTCAAAAATAAATGTGACGCCCATTTAAAACGTAAGTCCTGTCTAATATGGCTTTTATAAGACAATGCCAAGCTTGGACATGTTTgtattgttattattgttgtaTCATATACGAGGGTGGAGCTAAAATTTGTGAGGCAGACAGGCTATATTGGTTTTCTCGATAAATAATTTACAACTCCGTTTTTTCATCAATTATTGGCATAAATTAGTAATATACAACACATGTCATATGTGTTCTTTTGGTTGGTAAGAACATGACACTTCTCATAATTTTATATTCGATTCTCGCTATCCTGCAAGTACCTTCTATAAGCGACCTATAATCTCAGATGCATACACTAATCTGTATTCTATTCTCGCTGTCCTGCAAATACCTTCTATAAGCGACCTAAAGTCTCAGATGTATACTCTAATCTGTGGTCCTGACCGGAGCCGAACCCACCCAAACCATCCTAAGATTATTGATGTGATGCTCGAAAATCTGGTGACAATTGCAGGTAAGctcttttttattaattacaCACCCCACCCCAACctcatctttttatttttcaatttaaaacatGTATAAATAGCCAAAAATGAGTTTGAAAAAGCAACCCCTTTTTCGTTGACATCAATTTTGGACCCAGAAACAGTGGAAAGTAAAATACAGTGATGCTACATGCACATGGACAAGGCCCTACCTACTAGTTGAAAAGCATAGATTACTACATTCCCGCAGTTTCCGCATTTGAATTCTCCAATAAATTAAACTAAACAGGTTGGTGACATAATTTCTTATCAAACAGCAATACATTTTGAAAATCAAACACCAAGCACTACCTAACTTGAAACATCACCCTTTGACCTATT from Lotus japonicus ecotype B-129 chromosome 2, LjGifu_v1.2 includes:
- the LOC130739405 gene encoding uncharacterized protein LOC130739405, whose amino-acid sequence is MKFKAFLTENGVILLERRFIPALEKMGKTCHLYLTKDHAIFLHNLLNGDGIQSIAQFRKEALFDDYRISSQNDDRIAFSIDLSLLLRALRSSVAVSSQYSAASAANPNRLQIKLVKKLPPNSTNPTPFLTFETSGFKSAVIQDIPISKPLSRAQVVELQNALDLAQDLPQTLLQVPDLIQMLNFVDRMKHVGDVVNVFISKYGDLRVQVSTTLISLGAEFRNLLVIGEQANAPAEDQNLTAQTRSARSILRGDAQSVQVSVKHFAKSLQCHLAKPDCAFYGVAPQGSCLTVIFQFFVPGTRHTDKSISLHCRLPVLDPGTG